Part of the Paenibacillus sp. JNUCC32 genome is shown below.
TTCCTCCAGTTCTTTCGGAATTCCCCTGAAGAAGTTCAGCATCAGGATCACCAAAAAGGTGTTCACGGTGCCGGGGATCACCAGCACCCAGAAGGAGTTGATCAGGCCCAGCTTCTGAATCACGATATAGAACGGCACCAGGCCTCCATTGAACACCATGCTGAACACAAACAGCCAGGAATAAACACTGCGGCTGCGGAAGACGCGGTTCTCTTTGGACAGCGGATATGCGGCCAGAAACGTCACGGCAAGCGTCAAAGCCGTTCCCAGTACGGTACGTGCAATCGAGATCCAGATCGAGTGTAGAAATGCCGGGTTATTGATCGTTTTCTTGTAAGCTTCCAGCGAAAAATCGACCGGCCATAATCCCACCAGACTGGCGTCGGCAGCGGCTTTGGAGCTGAACGAAATCGCCAGCACATGAAGCAGCGGAATGATGCAGAGAATGGCCAGCGCGACAAGCAAGCAGGTATTAAACACGTTAAATATGCGGTATTCCATCGTTTTATGGTACATGGCTCTCCCTCTTTCGCTCTGCTAGAATATACGGTAGCCCGCCCACTTGTAGGCCAGCCGATAGGATACGAGAATAAGGACCATGCTGATCACGGATTTGAACAAGCCGATAGCCGTTCCGAACCCCATCTCGCCATTCAGGATCGCTGTCCGGTATACAAAGGTATCGATGATATCGCCTTTCTCGTATACCAGCGGATTGTACAGGTTGAAGATTTGGTCAAACCCGGCATTCAGGATGTTGCCGAGCGCCAAGGTC
Proteins encoded:
- a CDS encoding carbohydrate ABC transporter permease, whose protein sequence is MYHKTMEYRIFNVFNTCLLVALAILCIIPLLHVLAISFSSKAAADASLVGLWPVDFSLEAYKKTINNPAFLHSIWISIARTVLGTALTLAVTFLAAYPLSKENRVFRSRSVYSWLFVFSMVFNGGLVPFYIVIQKLGLINSFWVLVIPGTVNTFLVILMLNFFRGIPKELEEAAFIDGAGHFKTLFKIYLPISLPSIATIALFSMVFHWNSWFDGLLYLNNAKDFPLATFLQTVIIQRDMSSMSMSPKEMELLSQTTVNAAQIFIGAAPILLVYPFLQRFFVKGMTLGSVKE